One Formosa agariphila KMM 3901 genomic window, TAGATAAAGATGATGTAAAATCTGTTATTCATTATAATATTTCTGATTCATTAGAAAACTACGTTCAAGAAGCTGGACGAGCTGGACGCAATGAAAAAATAGAAGCCAAATGTTATATTTTATTCAATAATGAAGACTTAAATAAACACTTTAGTTTATTACAGCAAATTAAAATTAATCAAAAGGAAATTCAACAAATTTGGCAAGCTTTAAAATATTTATCAAAATTTAAAAAAACAAAAAGCATAAGTAATTCCGCTTTAGAAATTGCCCAAAAAGCGGGTTGGGACACAGAAATTCATGAATTAGAAACGAGAGTCAAAACCTCTATTTCTGTCTTAGAAGACCAAGGGTTCTTAAAGCGAAAACAAAATTCACCAAGAGTTTTCGCCAATAGCTTGATGGTTCCTAGTCTAACAAAAGCATTAGAAAAAATTCATTTAGATAAAAGTTTATCAGATATACAAATCCAAAATTGCTCTCGAGTATTGCAAAGTATCGTAAAAGAAGATGAATGTAGAATTGATTATTTAGCAGATAGAACGGGCTTGAAACTGAAGGATATTAGAAATGTAATCGATGTTTTAAGAGAACATCAAATATTAGGAGACTCCAAGGACCTTACAGCCTTTATTAACCTTACCAACTCCATTAATGGCTCTAAAAGAATTCTTGAACGTTATAGACAAATTGAAATTGAATTAAGAAAAAACTTATCTAAAAGTATTAAAATTTCTATGAGACAGCTGAATCAAAATTTAATTGATTCTGGATTGGAAATCACGTCAATAGATGCTATTAAGAATATTCTTAACTACTGGGAAATAAGAAATTTTATTCATAAAACTCGTGTAGATAGGGAAAACGATTTATATAAAATTACAATTAAGAGTTTTGAACTCTTAGACAAAGATATTGAATGGCGACACCCCTTATCATTGGAAACCTACAATCTATTAGAAAAATTTCGATTAGAGCAAAAAGAAAAAAATAAGCAAGAAGGAAAAATAGATCTACCTGTTAGTTTTTCACTTTTAGAACTAAAAAATTCAAATCAGTTTTTCGGACAAATTAAAGAGGAAGATTTAAAACATTATGAGAAAGCGTTATTATTTCTTAATCAAATTAAATCTATAAAACTGGAAGGTGGTTTCATGGTTTCCTATAACAGATTAAATATCGAGGAAATTGATAATTCATTACCAAGGTTCACCAAAGAGAATTTTAGTAAAATAGACCATTATTATCATAGTAAGACGGAACAAATTCATATTGTAGGTGAATACGCTAAAAGAAGGCTTCAAAATTATGAAGCAGCTTTAACCTATGTTAATGATTATTTTAGTCTTCCTTATGATGAGTTTATTTCAAAATATTTCCCAAAACGCAAAAAAGAAATCGGTAGACCATTAACACCTGAACGGTTTAAAAAAATAGCAGGAGAGTTAGATATTGATCAAAGCAATATTGTAGACGATAATAAATCTGATAACATATTAGTTTTAGCCGGACCTGGAAGTGGAAAAACAAAAGTCTTAGTACATAAGATAGCAAGTTTACTATTATTAGAAGATATAAAACCTGAACAATTTTTGATGCTTACGTTTTCTAAAGCTGCTGCTTTAGAATTTAAGTCCCGTGCCAGAAAACTTGTTCCAGAATATTCTGGTTTAATTAAAATAACAACATTTCATGGTTTCTGTTTTCAACTCATGGGTCAATTAGGCGATTTAAATAAATCGGAAAATATAATTCAAGATTGTATAAATCGCATTAATAGTAAAGACATTGATATTTCATCAATCATTAATAAAAGTGTCCTACTCTTAGATGAATTTCAAGATGTAAATAAAATTGAATGGAAATTAATTCAAACTATAATTAAAAAAGCGGGTAATATAAGAGTCATTGCTGTTGGTGATGATGATCAAAATATTTATGGTTTTAGAGGAGCATCTAACAAGTACATGCTCGAATTCAAAGAAAAATATAGGGCTACAGAATACTCTTTAATTAAAAATTATAGGAGTTATTCGACTATTGTTCAATTTAACAATGAATTACTTCAAACCATTCCAGAGCGTTTAAAAGCACAAGAGCTTGTTCCATTTAACAAAAAATTGAGTTCTAAAGTTAGGTTGATTAAGTATAATTCATCTTATTTAGAAAAATCTCTAGCAGAAAGTGTTGTTCAAGATAATTACAATGGTACTAGGGCAGTCTTGGTAAGAACAAACAAACAAGCATTAATGGTAAATACTTTTCTAAAGGAATTAGGACAAAAAACTAAACTAATTACAGGTTTAGAAGGTTTTAGTTTAAATCAGTTATATGAGTTAAGAATATTTACCAATTATTTAATTGATAAAAAGAATAATGCAGGCTTAATTTATGATTCAGACTGGGATGATGCTAAAAATTTATTTATCAAAAACCATAAACAAAGTATTCATTTTGAAATCTGTTTGGATATTATTAAGGACTTTGATTTTAATTATAATAAACAGAAGCAACTTATAGACTGGTTTGAATATCTACGTGAAATAAAAATGGAAGATGTTATAAATGCAGATTCTAAAGCTATTATTATTGCAACCATGCATAAATCTAAAGGAAAGGAATTCGATCATGTTTATTTACTTCTTGAGAATTATGATTTTACTACTAATGAATCTAAACGAGTATTATATGTTGGTTGCTCTAGAGCAAAACAAAGTTTACAAATACATTGCAATTCTTCATTCTTTGAAACATTTAATCCGGATAATGTAACTTTCATTAATTTTAATGGAAAAACAAAACAACCGAATCATTTTGAGTTAGTTCTTGGACATAAAGACATTAATTTAAGCTCTCAAAAATACCATAAGGCTTTACATCTAATTAAATCACTGAAATCGGGTGATGAGCTTATAAAATGCACTAAAGAATTTCCAAATAATATTGGAATAGGTCTTGCTACCAGACAAGGTAACATACTTTTCTTCTCAAGAGCTTTTTTAAATACTAAGTATAATTCGTTTATTAAAGATGGATATGAACTTACAGTTGGAAATGTAGAATTCATTGTGTATTGGTATGATATAAAGGAAGAGAAGGAATATAAAATTGTTTTACCTAAAATAAAATTTAGTAAAGAACTTAAACAAGAGCAAAGGCCTGAGCCTAAAAATAACTATAGTAAAAATATTATATTACCTTAATCCCTGATATGTCTAAACTTAAATAAGAACTAATACAGGGATCTAAATTAACGTTGAATAAATTTAAAATGACTAGGTGTTAATTCTCTAGGAATATAAATATGTATTGATTTTCGCTTTTTCTAAGACGTTAAAACACAAACATTCACAGCACCTATTAATTATCTAGCAATAACATATTCACGTAATACTATTGAAACCATACCATCTACACATTTATTATTCTCCTCGTAGAGTATTTTATACACTATAGTTAATCTTTTACCGAAGAGACTTAGCACATAACTAAGACCATTAGAAATCATAATTCAGTGAAAACAATTACGTAACTTATTAAATTTGAATTGTGTAAAATTCGTCTCCACAATTAAACCAAAATCACTAAACACTGTATTTCAACGAATTAAACAAAAACTTTTTAAATACAAAAGAGAAAATTCCTACCTTTAAGTAACTAACTAAACTAACCTAAATGCTACCCCAAACCTACACTGTACCATCTGTAGAATATAACTATGCCACGCCATTACATTGGATAACTATATTTTTAATATTTTCATTCACGGTAATCATTTTATTTCAAGCTACTAGAATTATACTTCATCCTGAAAAATGTAAAATGATCAAATGCAGATATTTACTACTTGCAATCCTTTTTCTTCTTTTTAATACTGTTAACAATCTATTACCAAATACATCCTTCCTCCCTTCGATTTTTATTCAACATTCTATTGAATGTGCTTTAGGTATGTATGTTTGTATTTATGCCATTTGGTATTTATATACAGAATTCAATATCACGTCCCGTTATAAACTTTTTAAGGTTAAATACTTATTCTTAACAATGACCGGATGTTATTTTTTATTATTTATTTTGCCTTATTATTTCACGGAATCCCTTCAATTTGCTTATAAATGTTTCTTAATTTATCCTATCGTACTTTCCCTAGCATTCGTCGTCAGTTTTTTCTATACAGTTAAAAAATACATATCCTATTCAAGGGACTTTAAACTGCGAACTTATTTGGCACTTAGTGCCGTCATTTTTTTATCCCTTTTACCAATTCTTACATGGTTTCATGTGTTTGAGCCTTGGATTATTTCAATTACAAGTATCTCTTTCTTTTTAATTTCTATTATGGAACTAGATAGTTATCTATATCGATTAAAAAACACATATAAATTAAAACCTGTAAAACCTCTTCATCCAAAATTTACTGACAGAGAAAATGAAATCGCCCACCAAATTATAAACGAAGCCGATTACACTGTCATTTCTAAAAAGATGTTCATTCAAAAAAGTACGGTTAGGAAACACGCATCTAATATTTTTAGCAAAGCGAACTGTTCTAATAGAGATCAGTTCATAAAAAAATTCAAACGCTAACATTTTACATTCCTTGATTCTCATTGAGTGCGTATGCCGTACGCACCGATATACGCACAATCTACGCACCATTTTTTACTATTATTCAATTCATTTTTTGAAATTTGAAAACCTGTCCCGAAGTATGGTTGTTTAAATAGAATCAGATACATAAAAAGCTTAACGAATACTAGTCATTCTAAGCCTAAACTGAATTTATTTTTCTCTAACATAAAACTATACTAATGGACTATCAAACAGAATTAACCAAATTCCAAAAAGAGCTGAATAACCTTAATCAGTCGGGCAACAAAATTATCAACCTAGCCAATGCTTCTATATCTCTCTGTAAAAACACTTTATCTAATTTAAAAAGAATTATGTTCGAAACTGGATTCCAAACAGTTGGAGATGAAATCCACTTTTTTAAAGTCACTAAACAAATTCCCCTATTACAAATTGTTTATTATACTGAAATTCGAAATATTGAATTGAACTTGCCAAAAGGAAGTAAAACGACTCAACAGGCATTTATAAACAAAAAATTAGCAGAAATAGATGAATTCTATATTAGAAACAGAAACTTTAATCAATATGTAGTTTGTGGCCACACCCATTCTGACGAGTTATATTTCACTAGATCTGAAGCCGATAATATCAACCATCCATGTTCAGACTTATATTTTAGAGACCCCGAGTTTACTACGGCTTTTGACATGTTACTTGCCAAACATCAAGCCTACTTATTGGTGGTGGACTACCTTAAAAACAAACTGAATGAACATGATAGTAAGCAATCACAAAATAAACCGCTAAAATGGACAGCTACTAAAAATGCACTAACCGAACTCATTTATGGGCTACACCAAAGTGGTGCATTAAATAACGGAACTTGTGAACTAAAAGACATCGTTTATGCGTTCCAGATTATGTTTTCATGTGAAGTTGGTAATATTTACCAGAAGTATTCTGAAATGAAATATAAAAACAAGGAACTTCCTCCTTTTTTAAATATGATGACTCAAAACTTCTTAAATAATCTCTCTAACCCTGAAGAATAATAAGGAAATACATAACAGAGTTCGGTAGAACTACGGTTGTGGGCCTTTGAGGTAATTCACCTTCAAAACCTAATATGATTAAGGTGAATTTATGTGCTTTTTATAAGATTTTAAGGTAAAAAACCACATTTTTTCCTAAATGTTAAAATTTGACCGAGTGCGGTTCAACTCATGCTATAAATCCATTTAAACTCTTGAGATTTGTAACATACTAATTTTAAAAATCTTACAACATGGCAACAAAAATTATCACTTCTGAAGACCTTTCTACGTTCAAAACTGAATTATTACAGGACATTAAAAACTTACTTACCGATCATGCTAAAATTGGTTTTAAGAAACATTATAGAACCTCCGAAGTTTTAAAACTACTTCAAATCAGTTCAACCACTTTGAAAACTCTAAAAGTTAACGGTACACTACCTTATTCCAAAATAGGCGGCACTTGTTTTTATAAAGCAGAGGATATCCAGCACATGTTAGAAGACAATCGGGTGGATTAATTTAAATCTAATTAATTATGAACTACATCAAACATCTCAACGCTATTTTTAAAGTATTTCAGAATGATCCAAGACTAAACCCCTCACATATTAGTCTGTATATGGCGCTCTTCCAATATTGGAATTACAAGAGTTTCCAGGACACCATATTTATCTCTAGAGAAGACATTATGAACATGTCTAAATTAGGTTCCAAAACAACATATCATCGTTGCATAAAAAACTTAAGTGATTGGAAATATTTGCTGTATTTACCATCTCATAACCCCTATAAAGGGAGTCAAATTAAGATGTTCAAATTTGATACAAGTACTAAACAAGCTGTGGACAAGCATAAAACAAGTAGTGTACAAGCACTGGTACCTATACTAAACTTAAATAAACAAAATAGAAACTTTATACAAAGTAAGTTACCAAAAAACGAAAATGAAGTTTTAGTTTTTTTTAAATCTAAAAATTGGCCGACTATTGAAGCCCAAAAATTCTACAATCACAACCAAGCGATTGGATGGACAATTGGTGGAAAATCAAAAGTCGAAAACTGGCAAGCGTTGGCTTCTAATTGGATGATAAAGGCCGCTGAAATAGAAAAAAAATCTGCAGCGTCCCATTTTAAAGACAACCTCATAACCCAAAACAACAAAGATTATGACCAACCTCTATAAGATTACCGAAGGTGACGTAGAATATACTTTGGGAAAAATGAACGGTCAAATGATCTCCTACGATTTTAAAAAAATCCTGGAATATTTGGAGGCCAAAGGCAAACTGATGTTTGGACAGCAGTTTAAAATATACAAACA contains:
- a CDS encoding RecQ family ATP-dependent DNA helicase, with protein sequence MLKKVLFIDIETTKQGKIKDVGAIFNGQELHENRFTRLKTWIEQAEFICGHNIVAHDIPLLERVLGNDIFIDKKIIDTLLWSPILFSDNPYHKLVKGYKIVNDSDYNNPLSDCKLTQQLLFDELNQFNALDKNIQKIYAKLLSRSNSYSGFLELIKFPLSQLNIDTEITQILRHKICDNTNIDQLVKDTPIETAYVLSLINTKEDKSILAPWVSKTLPKTEEILEGIRFKYCGIETCSYCHENLSPKKGLQRYFGYENFRSFDHDEDMSLQEKTVRAGLGQKSFVAIFPTGGGKSLTFQLPALMKGSSSRQLTIVISPLISLMKDQVENLEKRFDITKAVAINGLLSPLERQEALERVENGAIQLLYLSPESLRSPTILRLLKQRSIARFVIDEAHCFSSWGQDFRVDYLFIAEFIKTLEADKPHRKIPVSCFTATAKPQVIEDIKDYFKTNLNLDLKEFITRANRTNLKYEVIDIKDPNRKMDALLPLLDRCEKPAIIYASRTKRVEEIHNLIDKAGFNSTYFHGKLDKEVKKTNMEAFMNSGKDIIVATSAFGMGVDKDDVKSVIHYNISDSLENYVQEAGRAGRNEKIEAKCYILFNNEDLNKHFSLLQQIKINQKEIQQIWQALKYLSKFKKTKSISNSALEIAQKAGWDTEIHELETRVKTSISVLEDQGFLKRKQNSPRVFANSLMVPSLTKALEKIHLDKSLSDIQIQNCSRVLQSIVKEDECRIDYLADRTGLKLKDIRNVIDVLREHQILGDSKDLTAFINLTNSINGSKRILERYRQIEIELRKNLSKSIKISMRQLNQNLIDSGLEITSIDAIKNILNYWEIRNFIHKTRVDRENDLYKITIKSFELLDKDIEWRHPLSLETYNLLEKFRLEQKEKNKQEGKIDLPVSFSLLELKNSNQFFGQIKEEDLKHYEKALLFLNQIKSIKLEGGFMVSYNRLNIEEIDNSLPRFTKENFSKIDHYYHSKTEQIHIVGEYAKRRLQNYEAALTYVNDYFSLPYDEFISKYFPKRKKEIGRPLTPERFKKIAGELDIDQSNIVDDNKSDNILVLAGPGSGKTKVLVHKIASLLLLEDIKPEQFLMLTFSKAAALEFKSRARKLVPEYSGLIKITTFHGFCFQLMGQLGDLNKSENIIQDCINRINSKDIDISSIINKSVLLLDEFQDVNKIEWKLIQTIIKKAGNIRVIAVGDDDQNIYGFRGASNKYMLEFKEKYRATEYSLIKNYRSYSTIVQFNNELLQTIPERLKAQELVPFNKKLSSKVRLIKYNSSYLEKSLAESVVQDNYNGTRAVLVRTNKQALMVNTFLKELGQKTKLITGLEGFSLNQLYELRIFTNYLIDKKNNAGLIYDSDWDDAKNLFIKNHKQSIHFEICLDIIKDFDFNYNKQKQLIDWFEYLREIKMEDVINADSKAIIIATMHKSKGKEFDHVYLLLENYDFTTNESKRVLYVGCSRAKQSLQIHCNSSFFETFNPDNVTFINFNGKTKQPNHFELVLGHKDINLSSQKYHKALHLIKSLKSGDELIKCTKEFPNNIGIGLATRQGNILFFSRAFLNTKYNSFIKDGYELTVGNVEFIVYWYDIKEEKEYKIVLPKIKFSKELKQEQRPEPKNNYSKNIILP
- a CDS encoding helix-turn-helix domain-containing protein encodes the protein MATKIITSEDLSTFKTELLQDIKNLLTDHAKIGFKKHYRTSEVLKLLQISSTTLKTLKVNGTLPYSKIGGTCFYKAEDIQHMLEDNRVD
- a CDS encoding RteC domain-containing protein; the protein is MDYQTELTKFQKELNNLNQSGNKIINLANASISLCKNTLSNLKRIMFETGFQTVGDEIHFFKVTKQIPLLQIVYYTEIRNIELNLPKGSKTTQQAFINKKLAEIDEFYIRNRNFNQYVVCGHTHSDELYFTRSEADNINHPCSDLYFRDPEFTTAFDMLLAKHQAYLLVVDYLKNKLNEHDSKQSQNKPLKWTATKNALTELIYGLHQSGALNNGTCELKDIVYAFQIMFSCEVGNIYQKYSEMKYKNKELPPFLNMMTQNFLNNLSNPEE
- a CDS encoding helix-turn-helix transcriptional regulator produces the protein MALSAVIFLSLLPILTWFHVFEPWIISITSISFFLISIMELDSYLYRLKNTYKLKPVKPLHPKFTDRENEIAHQIINEADYTVISKKMFIQKSTVRKHASNIFSKANCSNRDQFIKKFKR